The Paenibacillus sp. 481 DNA window TGTTATCCCTGCGCGTATGCAGAAGCAGACGGTTCAAGCGTAATTGGTACTTGTGAACGTAGCTACGTCTTCGTTTGAATGAGGATGTAACATGTTTAACACCCTAGTCTGGCTAGGCAGCGACCTGCTGTTTGGCTAAGCTAGGGTGTTTTTTAATGGCTTTTTCGTTATCGAATTTAAGGTTGTCTGTTAATGGTACTTTGAAAGGTGTTGCGGGGATGGTATACTAACGTTATTGTCTAAATTATTGTTACACGTGAAGGGATGGATTTACATATGAAAAAAGCAAAAATCGTATTGGAACAAGGCGAAGTTATTATTGAGTTGCTTCCAGAAGAAGCACCAGGAACAGTTGCAAACTTTGAAAAGTTGGCTAACTCCGGATTTTACAACGGTTTGACGTTTCACCGTGTAATCAAAGGATTTGTAGCACAAGGTGGCTGTCCGAACGGAACAGGAACAGGCGGCGCTGGCTACACAATTCCTTGCGAAACAGCGACAAACGTTTCTAAGCACGAGCGTGGTACGTTGGCGATGGCACATGCGGGCCGTAACACAGGTAGCTGCCAATTCTACATCTGCTACGAAGCTCAACCACACCTTGACGGTGGGCACACGGTGTTCGGTAAAGTCGTATCCGGCATGGAACACGTAGATGCACTTAAACAAGGTGCTAAAATGACTGAAGTTACAGTTTGGGAAGAATAGTACCCGTATAAGACGGTACTTGTACGAAACTTGTACGGCACTTGAATAGAACCTGTTAACCATAACACCGATTGCATATTATTGTGATCGGTGTTATGATCGTTTTGCCATCGTTGTGGTTCACAACGAGGCAACCAACCTTCAGGGCAGGGTGAAATTCCCGACCGGCGGTGATGCAGCTTTCGCAGTCCGATAAGGACAGAAAGTTCTTAGTCCGTGACCCGCACGATCTTGTATCGTTCGGTGGACCTGGTGTAATTCCGGGACCGACAGTATAGTCTGGATGGGAGAAGGGGAAACAGGAGTAGCGCGGTTTTTTCGCGTGTTGAAGTTCTTTTATCACAACAACATATAGCATAAACACTCGATAACGAACCGAAAGTATCCAAATAAGGATGGCCTTAGTGAGGTTGCCCTCATTTTACGGGTTTTATTTGTGTACGCGAATTCGGTTCATTGTTGTGAATATTTTGTATGTGTACATGGTTGTGTACAGCTTAAACGGACAAGGATGATAGCGGATCTGTATCTGACTTACGACAGGTTTGCGTCTTATGTCGAATAACCAATAGGGGATGAAACTCTTGTTGGTTGGACATCTGGTGTAGAAATACGGACGTGTCATCATTGGCTGTAGTTTAAGTCTATTCGGCATACAAAATGCGAGCTAGGCAGCTCGTTTTCGTGCTGCGCTTGTTTCGTTATATGCTTAATGCTTGTTAGTGATCAAAAGTACATACCTGCTACCTAAATACCTATGCCCTTCGGAGGATGTTCCGAAGGGCTTTTTTGCGTCATCGGAGCTTGTGATCCGTCACGTTACGTGCACGATTGCAGCATGCTGATGCAACAAATGGAGGCAGAAAAGGAAGGAGGCAGGATGTGCGATCGGTTATAAATGACGAGTTCTATATGCAGCTCGCTCTAGATTTAGCCAGTCGTGTAGTCGGACAGACGGGAGTGAATCCAGCTGTAGGATGTGTACTGGTGAACGAGGGACGCATTGTTGGCATGGGGGCGCATTTGAAGCGAGGCGATGAGCATGCAGAAATACATGCTTTACGTATGGCAGCACAGCAAGCTTGCGGAGCTACCGCATACGTCACGCTGGAGCCGTGCAGTCATCACGGCAGAACCCCGCCTTGCAGCTTGCGCTTAGTCGAGGCAGGGGTCAAGCGAGTCGTCATCGCATGTACAGATCCGAACCCGCTTGTGTCTGGACGAGGAATGTCTTTGCTTCGAACGCACAGTATCGAAGTGGAGGAAGGCATTTTGGAGCAGCAAGGAAAGGGCATCATAGAACCTTTTGCAAAGTATATTACAACGGGTTTGCCGTTCGTCACGTTGAAAACGGCAAGCACGCTAGACGGTAAAATCGCTACCAAATCAGGCGACAGCAGATGGATTACGAATTCAGAGTCACGTGAACGAGTACATGCGCTTCGACACCGCCATCAAGCGATTATGGTCGGAATCGGCACGGTGCTGGCAGATGATCCTGCGCTCACTACAAGGCTCAATGTGCCTGGCTTGCATCCGATTCGCTTAATCGTGGATTCGCAATTGCGATTGCCACTTCATGCGCAAATCGTGATAGACAACAAGGCACCGACTTGGGTCATGACGACCGAATCCGCTGACAAGCAGCGAGCTGCCGCTTTGCAGCAGCGCGGGGTAGAGATTATCCGTGCAGGGGACGGGAAACAGGTGGATTTACAAGCTGCGTTGCGCGAGTGCAGCCGCAGGGAGATCGGTTCTATTTTGCTTGAAGGTGGCGGGAGATTAAACGGAGCCATGCTCACGGCAGGGCTGATCGATAAAATAGCGCTCTTTTTCGCACCCAAAATTGTCGGAGGTACCGCGGCGCCGAGCAGCTTTGAATTTGATGGAGTCGAGCAAATGCGTGAGGCTTTCGAGTTGCGTGATGTTCATGTCGAGACGATAAGCAATGATGTGTGTGTGTTCGGTTATCCTGTCAAAAAGTAGGGATAGGAGCGCGAGGGCAATGTTGGGTTCAGTGCAGAGAGCAGAGCCGAGAGCAATGAGCATAGGGCAACGAACGAAGAAAGAAGAACGAAGAACCACAAGGGAGGCGAGCAACATGTTTACTGGACTCATTGAAGAAATAGGTGTGCTGCGCTCCATTTCAAGGCGTGGTGAAGCAATGGTGCTGGACATTGCCGCGAAAAAAGTGCTCACTGACATCAGCATCGGCGATAGCATTGCTGTTAACGGGGTATGCTTAACGGTTACTGCATTTGATCGAGCAACTTTTCGTGCAGATGTAATGCCAGAGACGTTCCGCCACACGAGTTTAAAGCAGTTAAGTACAGGGACGGCCGTTAACTTAGAGCGAGCTATGGCGGCAAATGGTCGCTTTGGAGGGCATATTGTCCAAGGACATGTAGATGGGACGGCAACGCTCATAAAGCGAACGCCAGAAGCTAATGCGGTCCTGTTTGAGTTCCAAACGGGCCAAACGGAATTAGCCAAGTACATGATTCCGAAAGGGTCGATCACGATTGACGGCATAAGCTTGACGCTCGTTCGTGCACAACAGGGACATTTTGCTGTATCGATCATTCCACATACATTAGTGCAAACCGCACTTACACATAAGCAAGCTGGCGATATCGTAAATATCGAATGCGATGTGCTTGGTAAATATGTTGACCACCTGCTTCGCTACGGAAGATCAGCAGCGGAAGCTGAATCTGCCGCCAACAGTAACATGGACAACGGCGATAGCTTTGTAACTGGCGCAAGTGGTTCAAGTGGTTCAAGTAAAAGTTCCTCTAAGGGAATCAGTGCTGCTTTTTTGGCAGAAAACGGATTTTAGTAATCACGCGCATTCGTGGAATCGCAATGGAAAAGGGGGAAGCGCTCAATGGAAGCACCGATTCGCTTGGACACAATTGAAGATGCATTAAACGATTTGAAGCAGGGCAAAGTCATCATCGTTGTTGACGACGAAGATCGTGAAAATGAAGGCGATTTTATCGCGCTGGCACATATGGCGACGCCTGAAGTTATTAATTTTATGATTAAAGAAGGACGAGGACTCGTCTGTGTACCGATTACGGCGGAGCGTGCGCAGGAATTGGAGCTACCACCGATGGTCACACGCAATACGGACTATCACGGTACGGCTTTTACCGTGTCTGTCGATCATATCGATACGACGACAGGGATATCGGCGCATGAGCGGTCACAGACGATACAGGCGCTTATTTCGTCAGAGGCAACTGCACACGATTTCCGCAGACCCGGACACATTTTCCCACTCGTTGCGAAAAAAGGCGGCGTATTACGTCGGGCTGGGCACACAGAAGCTGCGGTGGACTTGGCGCGATTGTGCGGAGCTGCACCTGCCGGTGTCATTTGCGAAGTCATTAAAGAAGACGGCACGATGGCAAGGCTGCCAGATCTAGTCGAAATTAAACACAAATATGACTTGAAGCTCATTTGCATTCGTGATCTGATTCAGTACCGCAACGAGACGGAACAGCTCGTTCAGCGTGAGGTTGAAGTGAATATGCCGACTGACTTTGGAACATTTCGTGCTATCGCGTACACGAATGAAGTCGACAACAAAGAGCATGTCGCGCTTGTAAAAGGCAATATCGACGGTACGAAGCCTGTACTCGTTCGCGTACATTCTGAATGTTTGACGGGAGACGTGTTTCATTCTCACCGCTGTGATTGCGGCCCGCAGTTTGCGGCAGCACTTAAACGGATCGAGCAAGAGGGCTGTGGCGTGCTGTTATATATGCGCCAAGAAGGGCGCGGTATTGGCCTCATCAACAAGCTAAAAGCTTATCAACTGCAAGAACAAGGCTATGACACGGTAGATGCAAACTTGAAGCTTGGATTTCCAGCCGATTTGCGGGACTACGGTATCGGTGCTCAAATTTTAAAAGATATTGGCGTGCGTCACATCCGTCTAATGACGAACAATCCACGCAAAGTTAAAGGCCTTGAAGGGCATGGACTCGAGATCGTTGAACGCGTACCGATACAGATGGATCATAACGAAGATAATGCCCATTATTTGCAAACGAAGGCTGAAAAGCTAGGGCATATGCTTGTCATAAATGATGAAATGAAGCAATTGAACTCATAATAATATCCAATTTCAGGAGGAAAAAACATGCCAAACATAATTGAAGGACACTTAGTATCGAACGGATTAAAATACGGAATCGTCGCAGGACGCTTTAACGAGTTTATTGTAGGCAAACTGGTGTCGGGTGCGTTAGATGCGCTAAAGCGCCACGGTGCGCAGGATGATGATATAGATGTGGCATGGGTGCCAGGAGCTTTTGAAATCCCGTTAATCGCGCAAAAAATGGCGGAGAGCGGGAAGTATGACGCGGTCATCACATTGGGAGCTGTTATCCGCGGTTCGACGCCGCATTTTGATTATGTGTGCAATGAGGCGGCAAAAGGCGTGGCTCAAATCGCTTTGAAAACAGGTGTTCCGACCATATTCGGCGTGCTGACAACCGATTCGATTGAGCAGGCGATCGAACGAGCAGGCACGAAAGCTGGCAATAAAGGTTGGGAAGCAGCTGCAGCTGCGATCGAGATGGCAAACTTGACGAAACAGTTAAAATAGTGCTTATTTAATGTAGTGCCCTTTCTTCTAAGGGCGCTACATTTGCTTTTCAGGAGGTTGCAGGGTGACCGTCACTTATAAGTTAGAGACGTTCGAGGGACCACTCGACCTGCTGCTGCATTTAATCGATCAGTCGGAAATCGACATACAAGATATTAGTATTAGTGAAATTACCGACCAATATATGGACTATTTGCAAAGCATGCAGGAACTCGAATTAGATATTACAAGCGAATTTTTAGTCATGGCAGCAACGTTGCTGTCCATGAAATCCAAACAACTGCTGCCTAAGCCTCCCGTTATGGACTGGGAGGACGAATATACCGATTATTATGAAGAAGATGACATTGATCCACGATCAGAGTTAATTCGTAAACTGATTGAGTATCGTAAATATAAAGGCATAGCGGAGCATTTGCGAGATCGCGAAGCGGATCGGAGCTTAATTTATTCCAAAGAACCAGAAGATTTAACGACTTTCATGCCAGACGCACCTACGAATCCGGTTGAAGGGTTGCACGTGACCGATCTGATTGAGGCGTTTCAAAAAGCGCTGCGCAAAGCGGTGCGTCGATCTCATGTGGCGACGATTCATCGTGATGAGATGTCCGTCAAAGACCGCATTCGCGACATTATTACGATGCTGCGTCCAGGCGGGCGCGGCAGTAAAGTGATGTTCTCGGCACTGTTAAGTGAGCAGCTGACAAGGCAAGAAATTGTCGTTACCTTTTTATCCATTTTGGAATTGATGAAGTTAAAGCAAGTGAAATGTTATCAAGATCAGTTGTTCGACGACATTGTCGTGCAATGGAACGGGGAAGTGGAAGAGGATGGACTTTCAGACGTTGAAGTCGATTATTGAGGGACTGCTGTTTATGGCTGGCGACGAAGGGTTAAATATAAAGCAAGTAGCCGAAATTACGGAGCAACGGCATGAGGTTGTGCGCGATGCGATGACGGATTTGCAAGGCGATATGGAGCGCAGCAAGCGAGGGTTGCAAATTTTGGAGATCGCAGGCATGTATCAACTAACGACTTTGAAACAGCATGCACCTTATTTTGAAAAAATGGCTTATTCGCCAACTCGCTCATCGTTGTCTCAAGCGGCGTTGGAGACGCTATCGATTGTTGCATATCGGCAGCCTATAACGAGGGTCGACATTGAGGAAATACGTGGTGTAAAATCAGATCGAGCGATCCAAACGCTCGTTAACAAAGATTTAATTGAAGAGGTAGGTCGTGCTGAAGCGATCGGAAGGCCGATCTTGTACGGCACGACAAAAGCGTTTCTTGACTATTTCGCGTTGTCTAACTTGGACGAGCTGCCAGAGGCGTCCCAGTTCGAACATTCGGACGGATTGGAGGAAGAAACGCAGCTATTATTCAATAAGTTGGAAGGTCGACAATTAACGATTGAAGACGTTCCAAATCCGGAGGGAGGAGTCTAGGTTGAACATTCAGTTTCTTGGACATGCTGGCGTAATGTTGCAAACAGAGCGACACCGCATCATTATTGACCCTTTTTTAACGGATAACCCTAAGGCGGGGGCAAGTGCAAAAGAGATTAAAGCCGATTTCGTATTGCTTACTCATGGTCATAGTGACCATATTGGGGACGCAGTGCAGATTGC harbors:
- the ribH gene encoding 6,7-dimethyl-8-ribityllumazine synthase, giving the protein MPNIIEGHLVSNGLKYGIVAGRFNEFIVGKLVSGALDALKRHGAQDDDIDVAWVPGAFEIPLIAQKMAESGKYDAVITLGAVIRGSTPHFDYVCNEAAKGVAQIALKTGVPTIFGVLTTDSIEQAIERAGTKAGNKGWEAAAAAIEMANLTKQLK
- the ribE gene encoding riboflavin synthase; this encodes MFTGLIEEIGVLRSISRRGEAMVLDIAAKKVLTDISIGDSIAVNGVCLTVTAFDRATFRADVMPETFRHTSLKQLSTGTAVNLERAMAANGRFGGHIVQGHVDGTATLIKRTPEANAVLFEFQTGQTELAKYMIPKGSITIDGISLTLVRAQQGHFAVSIIPHTLVQTALTHKQAGDIVNIECDVLGKYVDHLLRYGRSAAEAESAANSNMDNGDSFVTGASGSSGSSKSSSKGISAAFLAENGF
- a CDS encoding segregation and condensation protein A, yielding MTVTYKLETFEGPLDLLLHLIDQSEIDIQDISISEITDQYMDYLQSMQELELDITSEFLVMAATLLSMKSKQLLPKPPVMDWEDEYTDYYEEDDIDPRSELIRKLIEYRKYKGIAEHLRDREADRSLIYSKEPEDLTTFMPDAPTNPVEGLHVTDLIEAFQKALRKAVRRSHVATIHRDEMSVKDRIRDIITMLRPGGRGSKVMFSALLSEQLTRQEIVVTFLSILELMKLKQVKCYQDQLFDDIVVQWNGEVEEDGLSDVEVDY
- the scpB gene encoding SMC-Scp complex subunit ScpB — encoded protein: MDFQTLKSIIEGLLFMAGDEGLNIKQVAEITEQRHEVVRDAMTDLQGDMERSKRGLQILEIAGMYQLTTLKQHAPYFEKMAYSPTRSSLSQAALETLSIVAYRQPITRVDIEEIRGVKSDRAIQTLVNKDLIEEVGRAEAIGRPILYGTTKAFLDYFALSNLDELPEASQFEHSDGLEEETQLLFNKLEGRQLTIEDVPNPEGGV
- a CDS encoding peptidylprolyl isomerase, with translation MKKAKIVLEQGEVIIELLPEEAPGTVANFEKLANSGFYNGLTFHRVIKGFVAQGGCPNGTGTGGAGYTIPCETATNVSKHERGTLAMAHAGRNTGSCQFYICYEAQPHLDGGHTVFGKVVSGMEHVDALKQGAKMTEVTVWEE
- a CDS encoding bifunctional 3,4-dihydroxy-2-butanone-4-phosphate synthase/GTP cyclohydrolase II; translated protein: MEAPIRLDTIEDALNDLKQGKVIIVVDDEDRENEGDFIALAHMATPEVINFMIKEGRGLVCVPITAERAQELELPPMVTRNTDYHGTAFTVSVDHIDTTTGISAHERSQTIQALISSEATAHDFRRPGHIFPLVAKKGGVLRRAGHTEAAVDLARLCGAAPAGVICEVIKEDGTMARLPDLVEIKHKYDLKLICIRDLIQYRNETEQLVQREVEVNMPTDFGTFRAIAYTNEVDNKEHVALVKGNIDGTKPVLVRVHSECLTGDVFHSHRCDCGPQFAAALKRIEQEGCGVLLYMRQEGRGIGLINKLKAYQLQEQGYDTVDANLKLGFPADLRDYGIGAQILKDIGVRHIRLMTNNPRKVKGLEGHGLEIVERVPIQMDHNEDNAHYLQTKAEKLGHMLVINDEMKQLNS
- the ribD gene encoding bifunctional diaminohydroxyphosphoribosylaminopyrimidine deaminase/5-amino-6-(5-phosphoribosylamino)uracil reductase RibD, with the protein product MRSVINDEFYMQLALDLASRVVGQTGVNPAVGCVLVNEGRIVGMGAHLKRGDEHAEIHALRMAAQQACGATAYVTLEPCSHHGRTPPCSLRLVEAGVKRVVIACTDPNPLVSGRGMSLLRTHSIEVEEGILEQQGKGIIEPFAKYITTGLPFVTLKTASTLDGKIATKSGDSRWITNSESRERVHALRHRHQAIMVGIGTVLADDPALTTRLNVPGLHPIRLIVDSQLRLPLHAQIVIDNKAPTWVMTTESADKQRAAALQQRGVEIIRAGDGKQVDLQAALRECSRREIGSILLEGGGRLNGAMLTAGLIDKIALFFAPKIVGGTAAPSSFEFDGVEQMREAFELRDVHVETISNDVCVFGYPVKK